A genome region from Deinococcus sp. KNUC1210 includes the following:
- a CDS encoding adenosylcobalamin-dependent ribonucleoside-diphosphate reductase — MTTLPTSALQNFDENAQHIAKRQYFQPGDGDLSGLFRRVANWVAAAEAPEARLAWAQRYYDLMAGKKFCPGGRVMAGAGTQHGNVLNCFVQGATEHDPSSFEGVMEVAKKLALVTKVGGGNGVNLDVYQPRAESSRADAGVRGWVYMSAAHPDVEDFTLGMMRPPTQPDGDKQPVMVRNWTRVIYGQAVSPELVVLARHNGVQIVRSLPQGVESVQDDMGGIIDAARQVAEHAKLGLEPRIDLSGMRPEGAPIKGSGGTSSGPVSFLLEIFDNFLEWANRGAEQSGPINTLRFVYSPVLRVVRQGGTRRGAGMATISVSHPDVLDFLTAKDLDREAAEGDISTFNISILVTSAFWDSLQAGGLWPIQAQDVPGKYYLAQQTCDYAGEWPELPERSEDGARGVPTYLQAGQPAIPAAWLWREIARHAWSTGEPGLIFVDRINEFSALKDLGERYQIRSTNPCGEIPLTVGEPCDLGAINLAAYVEQSAFDFQGFRADVRTCIRFLDDVLDVNVFALEDNRTASHDLRRLGLGVMGLADALIKMGLRYDSQAGRDAIFEIMGVLRQEAIAESERLGKERGMYPVFERHAAQMPHAPRRNVAVLTVAPTGTTSMLMGVSSGIEPVFSPFIWRKIGSEYRALLAPLFVELLESYPPAAKMDDGKGAWNWDKVTQAVSENHGSVVGLSFIPAALQQVFVCAHDIAPLDHVRMQGVVQQAFDADGYAANSLSKTINLPNSATVQEIEDAYSEAYRTGCKGITVYRDGSRQFQVLSTSKKKADEAEPAEAAAEVMGEAIAAEPVSAPAPAPAPRPAVQPQSGQPLYQRPGRLHGVTDMVKLTDPTSGQRRSFLVTVNCLDAKPVEVMVISGRAGDEANADSEALGRVVSIALQHGVPASAIIKTLRGLSGGLYGSYNGRLVGSKADLIAVALETFAHDSEAQKLPVMAGGSDTFEATPAEAHGVSVDSMAGEKCPVCEERAIIREEGCLKCQACGYSKCG; from the coding sequence CGGTGGGCGCGTGATGGCGGGGGCGGGCACGCAGCACGGCAATGTGCTGAACTGCTTCGTGCAGGGGGCCACCGAGCACGATCCCAGCAGCTTTGAGGGCGTGATGGAAGTGGCGAAGAAGCTCGCCCTGGTGACGAAGGTGGGCGGCGGCAACGGCGTGAATCTGGACGTCTATCAGCCGCGTGCCGAGAGCAGCCGCGCCGATGCAGGTGTGCGCGGCTGGGTCTATATGAGTGCCGCCCACCCGGACGTCGAAGATTTCACGCTGGGCATGATGCGCCCGCCCACCCAGCCCGACGGCGACAAACAGCCGGTGATGGTTCGCAACTGGACGCGGGTCATCTACGGACAGGCCGTCTCGCCGGAACTGGTGGTGCTGGCGCGGCACAACGGCGTGCAGATCGTTCGCAGTCTGCCGCAGGGCGTCGAGAGCGTGCAGGATGACATGGGCGGCATCATCGACGCGGCGCGGCAGGTGGCCGAGCACGCCAAACTGGGCCTGGAACCGCGCATCGACCTGAGCGGCATGCGGCCCGAGGGTGCACCGATCAAGGGATCGGGCGGCACCAGCAGCGGCCCGGTCAGCTTTCTCCTGGAAATCTTCGACAACTTTCTGGAGTGGGCCAACCGGGGCGCAGAGCAGAGCGGCCCCATCAATACGCTGCGCTTCGTGTACTCGCCCGTGCTGCGGGTGGTCAGACAAGGTGGAACCCGGCGCGGTGCTGGCATGGCGACCATCAGCGTGTCGCATCCCGACGTGCTGGATTTCCTGACCGCCAAAGACCTCGACCGGGAAGCGGCAGAGGGCGATATCTCGACCTTCAACATCAGCATCCTGGTCACGAGCGCCTTCTGGGACAGTCTCCAGGCAGGCGGGCTGTGGCCGATTCAGGCGCAGGACGTGCCGGGCAAGTACTATCTGGCCCAGCAGACCTGTGACTACGCGGGGGAGTGGCCCGAACTGCCAGAGCGCAGTGAGGATGGAGCGCGGGGCGTGCCGACCTATCTTCAGGCCGGACAGCCCGCCATTCCCGCCGCGTGGCTGTGGCGCGAGATCGCCCGGCACGCCTGGAGTACCGGCGAACCGGGGCTGATTTTCGTGGACCGCATCAATGAATTCAGCGCCCTCAAGGATCTGGGTGAGCGCTATCAGATCAGGAGCACCAATCCGTGTGGCGAGATTCCTCTCACGGTTGGCGAACCCTGCGATCTGGGGGCCATCAATCTGGCGGCCTATGTCGAGCAGAGCGCCTTTGACTTCCAGGGTTTCCGCGCCGATGTCCGTACCTGTATCCGCTTTCTGGATGACGTGCTGGACGTGAATGTCTTTGCACTCGAAGACAACCGCACTGCCAGTCACGACCTGCGCCGCCTGGGCCTGGGCGTGATGGGACTGGCCGACGCCCTCATTAAGATGGGACTGCGCTACGACTCGCAGGCAGGCCGCGACGCGATCTTCGAGATCATGGGCGTGCTGCGCCAGGAGGCCATTGCCGAGAGCGAGCGACTCGGGAAGGAGCGCGGCATGTATCCGGTCTTCGAGCGCCATGCGGCCCAGATGCCGCACGCCCCCCGGCGAAACGTGGCGGTTCTGACGGTTGCGCCGACAGGGACCACGAGCATGCTGATGGGCGTTTCGAGCGGCATCGAACCGGTGTTCAGCCCGTTCATCTGGCGCAAGATCGGCAGCGAGTACCGCGCCCTGCTGGCCCCGCTGTTCGTGGAACTGCTGGAGAGCTATCCGCCCGCTGCCAAGATGGACGACGGCAAGGGTGCCTGGAACTGGGACAAGGTGACGCAGGCAGTGAGCGAGAATCACGGCAGCGTGGTGGGCCTGAGCTTTATTCCAGCCGCGCTTCAGCAGGTGTTCGTGTGTGCCCACGACATCGCGCCGCTCGACCATGTCCGCATGCAGGGCGTGGTGCAGCAGGCCTTCGACGCCGACGGATACGCGGCCAACAGCCTCAGCAAGACGATCAATCTGCCCAACAGCGCCACCGTTCAGGAAATCGAGGATGCCTACAGCGAGGCGTACCGCACCGGCTGTAAGGGCATCACCGTCTACCGCGACGGCAGCAGGCAGTTTCAGGTGCTTTCGACCAGCAAGAAGAAGGCCGATGAAGCGGAACCTGCCGAAGCCGCCGCCGAGGTCATGGGCGAAGCCATTGCAGCAGAACCCGTCAGCGCTCCTGCCCCTGCACCCGCCCCGCGCCCGGCTGTTCAGCCTCAATCCGGCCAGCCGCTCTACCAGCGTCCCGGACGGCTGCACGGCGTGACCGACATGGTGAAACTGACCGACCCCACCTCGGGCCAGCGCCGCAGCTTTCTGGTTACGGTGAACTGTCTGGATGCCAAGCCGGTGGAAGTCATGGTGATCTCGGGGCGTGCCGGAGACGAGGCCAATGCCGACAGCGAGGCACTCGGGCGCGTGGTGAGCATCGCACTTCAGCACGGCGTTCCGGCGAGCGCGATCATCAAGACGCTGCGCGGCCTGAGCGGTGGGCTGTACGGCAGCTACAACGGGCGACTGGTGGGCAGCAAGGCCGACCTGATCGCCGTCGCCCTGGAAACTTTCGCCCACGACAGCGAGGCGCAGAAGCTGCCGGTGATGGCAGGCGGCAGCGACACCTTCGAGGCCACCCCCGCTGAGGCACACGGTGTGAGTGTGGACAGCATGGCAGGCGAAAAGTGCCCGGTGTGCGAAGAGCGAGCGATTATCCGTGAGGAAGGCTGCTTGAAATGTCAGGCGTGCGGGTACAGCAAGTGCGGGTGA